From Paenibacillus sp. GP183, one genomic window encodes:
- a CDS encoding DUF2157 domain-containing protein, with protein sequence MSRNIIQKEGRRWTDSGIITPAQLEQILGLYPDKKHAIGLIPILGSILVGLGILSFMAANWQDIPQLLRLLMIIALLAGFYWGGERMLSRDHEKLGIALISLGLVSFGAGIILIAQMFHLQAYDAFSWIVWGTAGMLLTYLYRSRYLYMISLLLFSIAQLYSISQFQEFSYTTLVIVLAGLGYFTWKRKDALLAWLLCISLIAQAIMLISINDWKFLWVFIPIMLLYTLGDWIKNRDFAAPFQSAAWIAAYVFDLFIVYFAGKSNIFEHWQTMLAQSLPFILISAVIFAVSMYLKAKAGRASTGFEWIIMPLLLYVTEYVDVLYLFILFFFSLYILWRGYVEEWRFKINLGTVLFLLITMTAYGKLAWNFMDKSFFFIIGGILLLTLSWFLGRRRKQFLNDSKEGTNHA encoded by the coding sequence TTGAGTCGCAACATCATTCAAAAAGAAGGTCGCCGCTGGACGGATTCCGGCATCATTACGCCCGCTCAATTGGAACAAATTCTTGGCCTATATCCAGATAAAAAGCATGCCATCGGTCTGATCCCGATTCTGGGCAGCATCCTTGTTGGACTGGGCATCCTCAGTTTTATGGCTGCCAATTGGCAGGATATCCCGCAGCTGCTCCGATTATTGATGATTATTGCCCTGCTTGCAGGCTTTTATTGGGGTGGAGAGCGGATGCTTTCCCGTGATCATGAGAAGCTGGGAATCGCTCTGATCAGCCTGGGCCTCGTCTCGTTTGGAGCAGGCATTATTCTCATCGCTCAAATGTTCCACCTGCAGGCTTATGACGCATTTTCCTGGATCGTTTGGGGCACAGCCGGCATGCTGCTGACCTACCTATATCGAAGCCGCTATCTATATATGATCAGCTTGCTGTTATTTTCCATTGCGCAATTATACAGCATCTCCCAGTTTCAGGAATTCAGTTATACGACGCTGGTTATAGTGCTTGCGGGATTAGGTTATTTTACCTGGAAACGCAAGGATGCTTTGCTTGCTTGGCTGCTGTGCATCAGCTTGATTGCCCAAGCCATCATGCTGATCTCGATTAACGATTGGAAGTTCCTTTGGGTTTTCATTCCTATTATGCTGCTCTATACATTGGGTGACTGGATCAAAAATAGAGATTTCGCCGCTCCCTTTCAATCGGCTGCCTGGATTGCCGCATATGTGTTTGATTTATTTATTGTGTATTTTGCAGGGAAATCCAATATTTTTGAACATTGGCAAACTATGCTGGCTCAGTCGCTCCCTTTTATCCTAATCAGCGCAGTTATCTTCGCAGTTTCGATGTACCTTAAGGCAAAAGCCGGAAGAGCAAGCACTGGGTTTGAATGGATCATCATGCCGTTGCTGCTGTATGTGACAGAGTACGTCGATGTCTTATATCTTTTCATCCTCTTCTTCTTCTCCCTGTACATCTTATGGAGGGGTTATGTAGAAGAATGGAGATTCAAAATCAATTTGGGCACAGTGTTGTTTCTGCTGATCACCATGACCGCTTACGGGAAATTAGCTTGGAACTTTATGGATAAATCCTTCTTTTTCATTATCGGAGGCATATTGTTGCTGACACTTAGCTGGTTTTTGGGCAGACGCAGAAAACAATTTTTGAATGACTCGAAGGAGGGGACGAATCATGCTTGA
- a CDS encoding GDYXXLXY domain-containing protein, translated as MLDPTAELPAGPTLRNRRRSLVLIVLAALQIVFLLGVAVSSYSVLWYGQEIRIQTMPLDPRDPLYGDHVNLKLSISELSTSLWKESGDLPKKGMVIYVLMKRKTADNAGIYDAVGVYAHKPSAGQDEVVIKGRMSYSYNNKFNVEYGLEKFYVPENTGKALEEQARQGNMTARVKVAFWGRSALEGLEPGK; from the coding sequence ATGCTTGATCCCACTGCGGAATTGCCAGCCGGGCCGACCCTGCGGAACCGCCGCCGTTCCCTGGTGCTGATTGTACTCGCAGCTCTTCAGATTGTTTTCCTGCTTGGCGTTGCCGTTTCTTCCTATTCAGTGCTTTGGTACGGACAAGAAATACGCATCCAAACGATGCCTCTGGACCCCAGAGATCCTCTGTATGGCGACCATGTGAATTTGAAACTTTCAATCAGCGAGCTGTCGACATCCTTATGGAAGGAATCCGGAGATTTGCCAAAGAAGGGTATGGTGATATACGTGCTTATGAAGCGTAAAACTGCGGACAATGCCGGTATATACGATGCTGTCGGTGTTTATGCTCATAAACCTTCAGCTGGCCAGGATGAAGTTGTAATCAAAGGTCGAATGAGTTACAGCTACAATAATAAATTCAACGTTGAATACGGTCTTGAAAAGTTTTACGTGCCAGAAAACACAGGTAAAGCACTTGAAGAGCAGGCTAGGCAAGGGAATATGACAGCCCGAGTGAAAGTGGCATTTTGGGGAAGATCAGCGCTCGAAGGTCTTGAACCGGGGAAGTAA
- a CDS encoding MarR family transcriptional regulator, which produces MNKEMLQDLIRRYETVTFTVNRRLNASIRDHMPEGLTLDQYSTIRYIRSRGRCTSSELADIFCVGKSSITAIITRLFDKSLIERLPDEKDRRVTYLTLTADGERLSDEMEVKIGELLGKYIMHFSEQEAIQFIETFEKLAQVLNEA; this is translated from the coding sequence TTGAACAAGGAAATGCTGCAAGACCTCATAAGACGCTATGAAACGGTTACTTTTACCGTGAATCGCAGATTGAACGCATCCATTCGGGATCACATGCCTGAAGGTCTTACCCTGGATCAATATTCTACGATTCGCTATATCCGAAGCCGTGGCCGCTGTACGTCCTCAGAGCTGGCGGATATTTTTTGTGTTGGAAAAAGCTCCATTACGGCCATCATCACCCGTTTATTTGACAAGAGCTTGATTGAACGGCTCCCGGACGAAAAAGACAGACGGGTCACCTATTTGACTTTAACTGCTGACGGCGAACGTCTTTCTGACGAGATGGAAGTCAAGATCGGGGAACTGCTCGGGAAATATATCATGCATTTTAGCGAGCAGGAAGCGATCCAATTCATTGAAACCTTTGAGAAGCTGGCACAAGTATTGAATGAGGCATAG
- a CDS encoding MMPL family transporter: MKTILKLKWLVLALWIAATVGLMLSAPNMQTLVREKGQIKVPDGYSSTIAQDMLANMDGKSQAGTGSSPTVLVFHNPNGLTSADMDEIKRGIDLLKGGEAKYGITSVISHFDNKELEKQMVAKDGKTVLSLVNVSIGKRTPAEARDGIYQAISDIKVDHYYTGNWLISEDVVQSSQEGLKKTEWITLVFIMGILFLVFRSVVAPIIPLLTVGFSYLVTQSVVAYLVKYMNFPLSNFTQIFMVAVMFGIGTDYCILLISRFKEELAHSDNRMEAILATYRTAGKTVFFSGLAVLVGFASIGFSTFVLYRSAVAVAVGVAVLLIALVTIVPFFMAVLGKVIFWPSKGNLEHKPSVLWGTVGRFSLKRPIVALLILAAITVPFLTAYKGTTSFNSLDEIGNKYKSVQAFNLISASFGPGESLPSTVVVKSNKPLDNAAGMAAIEQISRELSKVDGVKAVRSATRPTGDPLGNLQVTDQVAQLGSGIGKSGEGLGQIGQGLSDASSALSANAPKLSQAVSGVDQLIDGTAGLKTGVTALGDGLKKLQQGLLSGSAGAGELQAGLEQAKASADQLSAASQKLLGSYKEIGAGLGQLAEGYGSIAKKQDELAQGLAGLGQGLGGLAQKYPELQKDADFQRAQGTVTQLQSGASQMSEGLKQLNTQLAGVNGGMQQANAGLQQAADGQAALGQGLAKLAEGIAQLQAGIAKAAEGQGQIVTKLPQLTAGFDQLTEGQKALKAGFAQLNGQLGSLTDGLNQSVSGLSQVTGGLKSAQDYLGQLASAPDKQLTGWYIPQQAIGNADFQKALDAYLSKDRYTAKFDVVFAGNPYEIDTLKKVNDLEAAAARGLKGTDFKDAKYAVSGVSSMNNDLRNISASDYSRTVVLMLIGIGIILILLFRSIVMPIYLILSLLLTFYTSMAITEVIFVRILGLSGISWAVPFFGFVMLMALGIDYSIFLMDRFKEYKHLSPKEGILKSMQNMGTVIMSAALILGGTFAAMLPSGVMSLLQIATIVLCGLFLYAMVMLPLFIPVMVRVFGEANWWPFMKQKKPDGLSVPAAPVAPVVTTQTQT; this comes from the coding sequence ATGAAAACCATACTGAAGTTAAAATGGCTGGTGTTGGCGCTTTGGATAGCAGCGACAGTCGGCCTCATGCTTAGCGCGCCCAATATGCAGACGCTCGTTCGGGAGAAAGGGCAAATCAAGGTCCCAGACGGGTATTCGTCGACCATCGCCCAGGATATGCTGGCTAATATGGACGGCAAATCCCAAGCCGGAACCGGGAGTTCGCCAACCGTGCTTGTGTTTCATAACCCAAACGGTCTGACTTCCGCAGACATGGATGAAATCAAACGCGGCATCGATTTGCTGAAGGGCGGGGAAGCCAAATACGGCATCACCTCCGTGATTTCGCATTTTGATAATAAAGAGCTTGAGAAACAAATGGTAGCCAAAGACGGCAAAACTGTGCTCTCGCTAGTCAATGTCTCCATCGGTAAGCGCACTCCCGCAGAGGCTAGAGACGGGATTTACCAAGCTATTTCCGACATCAAGGTTGACCATTATTACACAGGAAATTGGCTTATCTCGGAAGACGTGGTGCAGAGCTCCCAGGAAGGTCTGAAGAAAACTGAATGGATCACCCTTGTTTTTATCATGGGTATTCTGTTCCTCGTATTCCGTTCCGTTGTCGCACCGATCATCCCGCTATTAACCGTGGGCTTCAGCTACTTGGTCACCCAATCTGTCGTCGCTTACCTTGTCAAATATATGAACTTTCCGCTGTCGAATTTCACGCAGATTTTTATGGTGGCGGTCATGTTCGGTATCGGAACGGACTACTGCATTTTGCTGATCAGCCGGTTTAAAGAAGAGCTGGCTCATTCTGACAATCGTATGGAAGCCATCCTGGCCACCTACCGAACAGCGGGAAAAACGGTCTTTTTCTCCGGCTTGGCTGTTTTGGTCGGCTTTGCCTCCATCGGCTTCTCCACCTTCGTCCTGTATCGGTCAGCCGTTGCTGTGGCCGTCGGTGTAGCCGTACTGCTTATTGCACTTGTTACCATCGTCCCTTTTTTCATGGCGGTGCTCGGCAAAGTGATTTTCTGGCCGTCCAAAGGCAATCTCGAGCACAAGCCCAGCGTTTTGTGGGGAACCGTAGGCCGATTCTCGCTCAAACGCCCCATTGTGGCACTTCTCATCCTGGCCGCAATTACGGTGCCTTTCCTTACAGCCTATAAAGGCACGACCTCCTTTAATTCACTGGATGAGATCGGCAATAAATATAAATCCGTTCAAGCTTTCAATCTGATCTCTGCCAGCTTTGGACCGGGGGAATCTCTCCCCTCCACGGTGGTCGTGAAGTCCAATAAGCCGCTCGACAACGCCGCAGGCATGGCAGCGATCGAACAGATCAGCCGCGAGCTGAGCAAGGTTGACGGCGTGAAAGCCGTGCGAAGCGCCACCCGCCCAACGGGCGATCCGCTGGGCAACCTGCAGGTCACCGACCAGGTAGCCCAGCTTGGCAGCGGCATCGGGAAAAGCGGCGAAGGCCTGGGCCAGATCGGCCAAGGCTTGTCTGATGCCAGCAGCGCCCTGAGCGCGAATGCGCCGAAGCTGAGCCAAGCGGTCAGCGGCGTCGATCAATTGATCGACGGTACCGCAGGTCTCAAGACCGGCGTGACCGCGCTTGGCGATGGCCTGAAGAAGCTGCAGCAGGGTCTGCTCAGCGGTTCTGCCGGAGCAGGCGAGCTGCAAGCCGGACTTGAGCAGGCGAAGGCGAGCGCCGACCAGCTCAGCGCGGCCAGCCAGAAGCTGCTCGGCAGCTATAAGGAGATTGGCGCGGGACTCGGACAGCTTGCCGAGGGGTACGGCTCCATCGCCAAGAAGCAAGACGAGCTCGCGCAGGGGCTGGCCGGTCTTGGCCAGGGACTCGGCGGGTTAGCGCAAAAGTACCCCGAGCTCCAGAAGGACGCCGATTTCCAGCGGGCACAGGGTACTGTGACCCAGCTCCAAAGCGGCGCCTCGCAGATGAGCGAGGGCTTGAAGCAGCTGAACACGCAGCTGGCTGGTGTTAACGGCGGCATGCAGCAGGCTAATGCCGGTCTGCAGCAAGCCGCCGACGGGCAGGCTGCGCTGGGGCAAGGTCTTGCGAAGCTGGCCGAAGGCATCGCACAGCTGCAGGCTGGCATCGCCAAAGCCGCCGAAGGGCAAGGCCAGATCGTGACGAAGCTGCCGCAGCTTACGGCGGGCTTCGATCAGTTGACGGAAGGCCAGAAGGCGTTGAAGGCCGGGTTCGCGCAGTTGAACGGGCAGCTCGGGTCGCTGACCGACGGGCTGAACCAAAGCGTGAGCGGGCTGTCGCAGGTCACCGGCGGACTGAAGTCAGCGCAGGATTACCTCGGCCAGCTGGCCAGCGCTCCGGATAAGCAATTAACCGGCTGGTACATTCCGCAGCAAGCGATTGGCAATGCGGATTTCCAAAAAGCGCTCGACGCGTACCTGTCGAAGGATCGTTATACCGCCAAGTTCGATGTCGTCTTTGCCGGTAACCCTTATGAAATTGACACTTTAAAGAAAGTAAACGACCTGGAAGCTGCTGCCGCGCGCGGCTTGAAAGGCACCGACTTCAAAGATGCCAAGTATGCAGTCAGCGGAGTCTCGAGCATGAACAATGACCTTCGCAATATCTCAGCCTCCGATTATTCACGCACCGTAGTGCTGATGCTGATCGGAATTGGAATTATACTGATCCTATTATTTCGTTCGATCGTGATGCCGATTTATCTCATCTTATCGCTGCTGCTGACCTTCTACACCTCAATGGCGATCACAGAAGTGATTTTCGTCCGTATTCTCGGTCTCTCCGGAATCAGTTGGGCCGTTCCGTTCTTCGGTTTTGTCATGCTGATGGCGCTCGGAATCGACTACAGCATCTTCTTGATGGATCGATTTAAAGAATACAAGCACCTTTCGCCGAAAGAAGGCATCCTGAAATCGATGCAAAACATGGGTACGGTCATCATGTCCGCCGCCCTCATTCTTGGAGGCACCTTTGCGGCCATGCTGCCGTCCGGCGTGATGTCGCTGCTGCAAATCGCCACCATCGTATTATGCGGATTATTCCTGTACGCGATGGTCATGCTGCCGCTGTTCATTCCCGTTATGGTTCGCGTGTTCGGAGAGGCCAATTGGTGGCCTTTCATGAAGCAGAAGAAACCGGACGGATTGTCGGTACCGGCAGCGCCTGTCGCTCCTGTTGTAACAACCCAGACACAGACATAG
- the yhbH gene encoding sporulation protein YhbH, whose product MSEPLFTVSREDWSLHRKGYQDQNRHQQKVRDAIKQNLPDLVTDESIVLSNGKQIVKVPIRSLDEYRFRYNFNKGKHVGQGDGDSEVGDVLGVDPGPATGPGKGEGAGDQAGEDYYEAEVSMDELQEMLFAELELPNLQQKEKQHLTAKEVVFNDIRKKGIMSNIDKKRTIMENLRRNSTTGSPGIHHINPDDLRFKTWDEIIKPHSNALIIAMMDTSGSMGSFEKYIARSFFFWMTRFLRSKYENVEIVFIAHHTEAKEVSEEEFFTKGESGGTICSSAYQAALELIDQRYPPAHYNIYPFHFSDGDNLTSDNERCVRLIAQLIERCNMFGYGEVNQYNRSSTLMSAFRGIDDPKFVHYVIREKGEVYKALKHFFIQPEERLAR is encoded by the coding sequence ATGAGTGAACCGCTTTTTACTGTATCCCGCGAAGATTGGTCCCTGCACCGCAAAGGCTATCAAGACCAGAACCGTCACCAGCAAAAAGTACGCGATGCTATTAAACAAAATCTGCCTGATCTCGTCACAGATGAAAGCATCGTGCTCTCGAATGGCAAGCAGATCGTCAAGGTGCCCATTCGTAGTCTGGATGAATATCGCTTCAGATATAATTTTAATAAAGGCAAGCATGTAGGGCAGGGAGATGGAGACAGTGAGGTCGGGGATGTTCTTGGGGTAGACCCCGGTCCAGCTACTGGACCCGGTAAAGGTGAAGGCGCTGGGGATCAAGCCGGCGAGGATTATTATGAAGCCGAGGTCAGTATGGATGAGCTTCAGGAGATGCTGTTTGCCGAGCTGGAGCTGCCGAATTTGCAGCAGAAAGAGAAGCAGCATTTAACCGCGAAGGAAGTCGTTTTTAACGATATCCGCAAAAAAGGGATCATGTCCAATATCGACAAAAAGCGCACCATTATGGAAAACCTGCGCCGCAACTCCACTACTGGCTCGCCCGGGATTCATCATATCAACCCTGACGACTTGCGTTTTAAAACATGGGATGAAATCATCAAGCCTCACTCCAATGCGCTTATCATTGCAATGATGGATACTTCCGGCTCCATGGGTTCATTTGAAAAATATATCGCACGCAGCTTCTTCTTCTGGATGACCCGCTTCCTGCGCAGCAAGTATGAAAATGTGGAAATTGTGTTTATCGCCCATCATACGGAGGCTAAAGAAGTTTCGGAGGAGGAATTCTTCACCAAGGGGGAAAGCGGCGGGACGATTTGCTCTTCCGCCTATCAAGCTGCGCTGGAGCTTATTGATCAACGTTACCCGCCGGCTCATTATAATATTTATCCGTTCCACTTTTCGGACGGCGACAACCTGACCTCGGACAATGAACGCTGCGTGAGGCTGATCGCCCAGCTTATTGAGCGCTGCAACATGTTCGGCTATGGGGAGGTCAATCAATATAATCGAAGCAGCACATTGATGTCGGCCTTTCGCGGGATCGATGATCCCAAATTTGTGCACTATGTAATCCGTGAAAAAGGCGAGGTCTACAAGGCACTCAAACACTTCTTTATCCAACCGGAAGAGAGGCTGGCGCGATGA
- a CDS encoding SpoVR family protein, with protein sequence MNSSNYQELEYAIAEITEIAEGFGLDFYPMRYEICPADIIYTFGAYGMPTRYSHWSFGKNFHRMKTQYDLGLSKIYELVINSDPCYAFLLEGNSLIQNKLIVAHVLAHCDFFKNNARFSKTNRNMVESMSASAERIRQYELEHGTEEVEQFIDAVLAIQEHVDPTLHMPYRQKEARHDKRKSASALLPNEPKFGYEDLWDLDNERVQPSPSKEESNRFPIHPEKDLLLFIEEHAPYMEEWQRDILTMLRDEMLYFWPQLETKIMNEGWASYWHQHILRELDLSEEETIEFSMLNSSVVQPSRHTLNPYYLGLKIFEDIEKRWDAPTEEEIRRGQRQAGDGRKKIFEVREYESDTSFIRNYMTSELVEDLDLYIFEKKGPEWKITDKTWETIRDQLVYSRTNGGFPYIVVEDGDYQRSGELYLKHMFEQVELDLKYIEKTLPYIYRLWGKPVYLETLVEDKPVLFNYDGKKNNRKFL encoded by the coding sequence ATGAACTCATCCAATTATCAAGAGCTCGAGTATGCCATAGCGGAAATCACGGAAATCGCCGAGGGCTTCGGCCTTGATTTTTATCCGATGCGCTATGAAATCTGTCCTGCCGATATCATCTATACATTCGGTGCTTACGGAATGCCTACCCGCTACAGCCACTGGAGCTTTGGCAAAAATTTTCACCGCATGAAGACTCAGTACGATCTGGGACTGAGCAAAATTTATGAGCTGGTAATCAATTCCGATCCCTGCTATGCATTCTTGCTCGAAGGCAATTCGCTGATTCAAAATAAATTGATTGTTGCCCATGTGCTCGCGCATTGTGACTTTTTCAAAAATAATGCACGCTTTTCGAAAACAAACCGCAACATGGTAGAGAGCATGTCCGCCTCCGCCGAACGAATTCGCCAATATGAATTGGAGCATGGTACGGAAGAAGTGGAGCAATTCATCGATGCCGTTCTAGCCATACAGGAGCATGTTGATCCTACCCTGCATATGCCCTATCGACAGAAGGAAGCGAGGCACGACAAAAGAAAGTCAGCGTCGGCCCTTCTCCCGAACGAGCCTAAGTTCGGCTATGAGGATCTATGGGACCTGGATAACGAGCGAGTTCAGCCGTCACCCTCGAAGGAAGAGTCCAACCGATTCCCCATTCACCCGGAAAAGGATTTGCTGCTCTTTATCGAGGAGCATGCGCCTTACATGGAAGAGTGGCAGCGCGATATTCTCACCATGCTGCGTGACGAGATGCTCTACTTTTGGCCGCAGCTGGAGACGAAAATCATGAACGAAGGCTGGGCTTCCTACTGGCATCAGCATATTCTGCGCGAGCTGGATCTCTCCGAAGAAGAGACGATTGAATTCTCGATGCTGAACTCTTCCGTAGTGCAGCCTTCCCGCCACACATTGAATCCGTACTATCTGGGCCTCAAGATCTTCGAGGACATCGAAAAACGGTGGGATGCTCCCACAGAGGAAGAGATCAGACGCGGTCAAAGGCAAGCAGGCGATGGCCGTAAAAAGATCTTTGAAGTCCGCGAATACGAATCAGATACCTCGTTTATCCGCAATTATATGACGAGTGAGCTTGTTGAGGATTTGGATTTATACATTTTTGAGAAAAAAGGACCGGAGTGGAAAATAACAGATAAAACCTGGGAGACGATCCGAGATCAATTGGTCTATTCACGAACTAACGGAGGCTTTCCGTATATTGTCGTAGAGGATGGAGACTATCAGCGGAGCGGTGAGTTGTATTTGAAGCATATGTTTGAGCAAGTGGAACTGGACCTCAAGTATATTGAGAAGACTCTCCCCTACATCTACCGACTGTGGGGTAAACCCGTTTACCTGGAGACGCTGGTCGAAGATAAACCGGTTTTGTTCAACTATGATGGGAAGAAGAATAATCGTAAGTTTTTATAG
- a CDS encoding rhodanese-related sulfurtransferase: MTTGEAPYRILLYYKFVKIADHEALAREHLSYCKKLGVKGRILVAPEGINGTLSGTVEQTDAYMRMMRQIPLFQDLVVKIDESDSHAFHKIFVRPKKELVTFRLEEDVDPNELTGKHLKPKEFYEKLQQGDVIVLDGRNYYEYDIGHFRGAIRPEVESSRDFPEWIRQNLSEFKDRPILTYCTGGIRCEKLSGFLLKEGFKDVSQLDGGIVTYGKDPEVKGRLFDGKCYVFDERISVPINSTDEDIIVGRCHHCGKEEDRYINCANDDCHKKHVCCVECEEEHNSFCSLECEEKTLSSLEA; encoded by the coding sequence ATGACAACGGGAGAAGCTCCATACCGCATTCTTTTATATTATAAATTTGTTAAAATCGCTGATCACGAAGCTTTGGCGCGAGAGCATTTGAGCTATTGCAAAAAGCTCGGCGTCAAAGGACGCATTCTCGTCGCTCCTGAAGGAATTAACGGTACGCTGTCCGGTACTGTGGAACAAACTGATGCTTATATGCGCATGATGCGCCAGATTCCTTTGTTCCAAGACCTTGTGGTGAAAATCGACGAAAGCGACAGTCACGCTTTCCATAAAATATTCGTGCGTCCCAAGAAGGAGCTCGTCACCTTCCGTTTGGAAGAGGACGTCGATCCGAATGAACTGACCGGCAAGCATTTGAAGCCGAAGGAGTTTTATGAGAAGCTCCAACAAGGCGATGTGATCGTATTGGATGGACGGAATTACTACGAATATGACATCGGTCATTTTCGCGGAGCCATCCGTCCCGAGGTCGAGTCGAGCCGAGACTTTCCGGAATGGATTCGCCAGAATCTCAGCGAATTCAAGGATCGACCGATCCTGACCTACTGCACTGGTGGCATTCGCTGCGAGAAGCTATCCGGTTTTCTGCTTAAGGAAGGCTTCAAGGATGTGTCGCAGCTCGATGGCGGGATAGTCACCTACGGCAAAGACCCCGAGGTGAAGGGTCGGTTGTTCGATGGCAAGTGCTACGTGTTCGACGAACGCATTTCCGTACCGATCAACAGCACCGACGAGGATATTATCGTGGGCCGCTGCCATCATTGCGGCAAAGAAGAGGATCGCTACATCAACTGTGCCAATGACGACTGCCACAAGAAGCACGTTTGCTGTGTGGAATGCGAAGAAGAACACAACAGCTTCTGCTCGCTGGAGTGTGAAGAAAAAACATTAAGCAGCTTGGAAGCTTAA
- a CDS encoding circularly permuted type 2 ATP-grasp protein, whose protein sequence is MPYDPQPFYDEMFADGNAVRPHYSRVFDQFMAMSEGKLSKRQSATMKRMMEEGITFTLYNPDQLEPLERTLPFDPIPRIIPKEEWNQLERGLCQRVKALNMFIKDIYHDQLILKEGIIPRKMVLSNRYFRPEMMRLSVPNDVYVMVSGIDLIRDEKGQYFVLEDNLRSPSGFSYLYKSRSIMTHLFPELVFSHSIQDIEQSLNGFLSTLRRLNPSGKTDPVIGLLTPGSFNSAYFEHTYLAQQMGIELVEGTDLVVIDHKVYIRGINGLRQIDVIYRRIDDDFLDPLAFNPSSILGVAGITNAYRAGNVNITNAPGTGIADDKAIYAFVPDMIRFYLNEEPLLNNVPTYVLSRPEEREYVLAHLAEMVVKETSLSGGYGMLIGPSATDEEIALFAQKIMAEPDRYIAQPTIQLSRAPVMMNGQMVPRHIDLRAFVITGEQTKVIPGGLTRVALKEGSLVVNSSQGGGCKDTWVLGGKEKW, encoded by the coding sequence ATGCCTTATGACCCTCAGCCTTTTTATGATGAAATGTTTGCTGATGGGAACGCTGTACGTCCGCATTATAGCAGGGTTTTTGACCAATTTATGGCGATGAGTGAGGGTAAGCTAAGCAAACGTCAGTCGGCAACGATGAAGAGGATGATGGAAGAAGGCATTACTTTTACGTTGTATAACCCGGATCAGTTGGAGCCGTTGGAGCGGACGCTGCCTTTTGACCCTATTCCCAGGATTATTCCCAAGGAAGAATGGAATCAGCTTGAGCGCGGGTTGTGCCAACGCGTTAAAGCCTTGAATATGTTCATTAAAGATATTTATCATGACCAGCTTATTTTGAAGGAAGGTATCATTCCTCGCAAAATGGTGCTGTCCAACCGGTATTTTCGGCCGGAGATGATGCGACTTTCTGTACCTAATGATGTTTATGTCATGGTGTCGGGGATTGATTTGATTCGCGATGAAAAGGGCCAATATTTCGTGCTCGAGGATAATCTGCGCTCCCCTTCCGGTTTCTCCTATTTATACAAAAGCCGCTCCATTATGACTCATTTGTTTCCTGAGCTTGTGTTCAGCCACTCCATTCAGGATATTGAACAAAGCTTGAATGGTTTTCTCTCGACCCTGCGCCGCCTCAATCCATCGGGCAAAACCGATCCTGTCATTGGGCTGCTTACCCCCGGATCCTTCAATTCCGCTTATTTTGAGCATACTTATCTGGCCCAGCAAATGGGCATCGAGCTTGTAGAAGGCACAGACCTTGTTGTCATCGACCATAAGGTGTATATCCGCGGCATAAATGGGCTGCGCCAGATCGATGTAATATATCGCAGAATTGATGATGATTTCCTCGATCCTCTGGCATTTAACCCATCCTCGATTCTGGGTGTTGCAGGGATTACGAACGCATATCGCGCGGGCAATGTCAACATAACCAATGCTCCAGGCACAGGAATTGCCGACGATAAAGCGATTTATGCATTCGTACCGGATATGATCCGTTTTTACCTCAATGAAGAGCCACTGCTGAATAACGTACCGACCTATGTCCTGTCAAGACCGGAGGAAAGAGAGTACGTGCTCGCTCATTTAGCTGAAATGGTTGTAAAAGAAACTTCCCTCTCCGGAGGCTATGGCATGTTGATTGGACCGTCGGCAACGGATGAAGAGATCGCCCTCTTTGCGCAAAAAATCATGGCTGAACCAGATCGCTACATCGCCCAACCCACTATCCAGCTGTCACGCGCTCCGGTCATGATGAATGGTCAGATGGTACCGCGGCATATAGATCTAAGAGCTTTCGTCATTACGGGTGAGCAGACCAAGGTCATCCCCGGCGGATTGACCCGGGTCGCGCTGAAGGAAGGCTCGCTGGTTGTAAATTCCTCGCAGGGCGGTGGCTGCAAGGATACATGGGTGTTGGGAGGTAAGGAGAAATGGTGA